A window from Canis lupus familiaris isolate Mischka breed German Shepherd chromosome 18, alternate assembly UU_Cfam_GSD_1.0, whole genome shotgun sequence encodes these proteins:
- the OR5AP2 gene encoding olfactory receptor family 5 subfamily AP member 2 (The RefSeq protein has 1 substitution compared to this genomic sequence), with protein MIRYMKEVQGRNQTEMTEFILLGLSDNSDLQIVLFGLFLFIYMATMVGNLGMIVLIKIDPCLHTPMYFFLSSLSFVDASYSSSVTPKMLVNLMAKNKAISFNGCAAPFYFFGSFLGTECFLLATMAYDRYAAIWNPLRYSVLMSGKICFLLIATSFLAGFGNAAIHTGMTFRLSFCGSNRINHFYCDTPPLLKLSCSDTRINGIVIMAFSSFNVISCVMIVLISYLCILIAILRMPSLESRHKAFSTCASHLMAVTIFFGTILFMYLRPTSSYSMEQDKIVSVFYTVVIPMLNPLIYSLKNKDVKGALKKILQKHLL; from the coding sequence ATGATCAGATACATGAAAGAAGTCCAAGGCAGAAATCAAACAGAAATGACTGAATTTATCCTCTTAGGACTCTCAGACAACTCAGATCTACAAATTGTCCTCTTTGGattgtttctgtttatttatatGGCAACCATGGTGGGTAATTTGGGGATGATTGTGTTAATTAAGATTGACCCCTGtctccacacccccatgtacttctttcTCAGTAGCCTGTCTTTTGTTGATGCATCTTACTCTTCTTCTGTCACTCCTAAGATGCTGGTAAACCTCATGGCCAAGAATAAAGCCATTTCTTTTAATGGATGTGCTGCTCAGTTCTACTTCTTTGGTTCCTTCTTGGGGACTGAATGCTTTCTGTTGGCCACGATGGCATATGACCGCTATGCAGCCATTTGGAACCCTCTGCGATACTCAGTTCTCATGTCTGGGAAAATTTGCTTCTTACTAATAGCTACCTCTTTCTTAGCAGGCTTTGGGAATGCAGCCATACACACAGGAATGACTTTCAGATTGTCCTTTTGTGGCTCTAATAGGATCAACCATTTCTACTGTgacaccccacccctgctcaaaCTCTCTTGCTCTGACACTCGCATCAATGGCATTGTGATCATGGCTTTCTCCAGCTTTAATGTCATCAGTTGTGTTATGATTGTTCTCATTTCCTACCTGTGTATCCTCATTGCCATCTTGAGAATGCCTTCTTTAGAAAGCAGACACaaagccttctccacctgtgCCTCCCACCTCATGGCTGTCACCATATTCTTTGGGACAATTCTCTTCATGTATTTGCGCCCTACATCTAGCTATTCAATGGAACAGGACAAGATTGTCTCTGTCTTTTATACAGTAGTGATCCCTATGCTAAATCCCCTCATCTACAGTTTGAAAAATAAGGATGTGAAAGGGGCCTTAAAGAAGATTTTACAGAAACACCTACTGTAA
- the OR5AR1 gene encoding olfactory receptor family 5 subfamily AR member 1 (The RefSeq protein has 1 substitution, 1 frameshift compared to this genomic sequence) → MDKENHSVVTEFIFMGITQDRQLQIIFFVIFLLVYLVNVVGNIGMIILIIADTQLHTPMYFFLCNLSFVDLGYSSAIAPRMLADFLTEHKVISFSSCATQFAFFVGFVDAECYVLAAMAYDRFVAICRPLHYGTLMSKRVCLALMLGSYLAGLVSLVAHTSLTFSLSYCGSNIINHFFCEIPPLLALSCSDTYISEILLFSLCGFIEFSTILIIFISYAFILIAIIRMRSAEGRLKAFSTCGSHLTGVTLFYGTVMFMYLRPTSSYSLDQDKWASVFYTIIIPMLNPLIYSLRNKDVKAAFKKLIGKKPQE, encoded by the exons atggataaagaaaaccaCTCAGTGGTGACGGAGTTTATCTTTATGGGCATCACTCAGGACCGTCAGCTGCAGATCATCTTCTTTGTGATTTTCCTCCTGGTCTACCTAGTCAATGTAGTGGGGAACATTGGTATGATCATCTTGATCATAGCAGATACTCAGCTTCACACACCCATGTACTTTTTCCTCTGCAACCTCTCTTTTGTTGACCTGGGCTACTCCTCAGCCATTGCCCCCAGGATGCTGGCTGACTTCTTAACAGAGCGCAAAGTCATCTCCTTCTCTAGCTGTGCCACCCAGTTTGCGTTCTTTGTAGGTTTTGTAGATGCTGAGTGCTATGTCCTGGCCGCCATGGCCTATGACCGTTTCGTGGCCATCTGCCGACCCCTCCACTATGGCACTCTCATGTCCAAGCGAGTCTGCTTGGCCCTCATGCTGGGCTCTTACCTGG CCGGCCTGGTGAGTTTAGTGGCCCATACTTCCCTCACCTTCAGTTTGAGCTACTGTGGTTCCAATATTATCAACCACTTCTTCTGTGAAATCCCACCACTCTTAGCCCTCTCTTGTTCAGATACCTACATCAGTGAGATCTTGCTGTTTAGCCTGTGTGGCTTCATTGAATTCAGCACCATTCTTATCATCTTCATCTCCTATGCTTTCATACTCATCGCAATCATCAGAATGCGCTCAGCAGAAGGCCGCCTTAAGGCTTTCTCCACCTGTGGGTCTCACCTCACTGGCGTCACCCTTTTTTATGGCACAGTCATGTTTATGTACCTGAGGCCAACATCCAGCTACTCCCTGGACCAAGACAAGTGGGCCTCTGTGTTCTACACTATTATCATCCCCATGCTGAATCCCTTGATCTACAGTTTACGGAACAAGGATGTGAAAGCTGCTTTCAAAAAACTAAttggaaaaaaacctcaagaatAA